The following proteins are co-located in the Macaca thibetana thibetana isolate TM-01 chromosome 6, ASM2454274v1, whole genome shotgun sequence genome:
- the SLC6A18 gene encoding inactive sodium-dependent neutral amino acid transporter B(0)AT3 isoform X2 — protein sequence MAHAPEPDLAASDLGEERPKWDNKAQYFLSCIGFAVGLGNIWRFPYLCQTYGGGAFLIPYLIALVFEGIPIFHVELAIGQRLRKGSVGVWTAISPYLSGVGFVEECQGSSAVSYFWYRQTLNIAADINDSGSIQWWLLLCLAASWAVVYMCIIRGIETTGKVIYFTALFPYLVLTIFVIRGLTLPGATQGLIYLFTPKMHILQNPQVWLDAATQIFFSLSLAFGGHIAFASYNSPRNDCQKDAVVIALVNSMTSLYASIAVFSVLGFKATNDHEHCLDRNILSLINEFDFPEQSISRDDYLAVLMHLNATWPKRVAQLPLKVCRLEDFLDKSASGPGLAFIVFTEAVLHMPGAPAWAVLFFGMLFTLGLSTMFGGMEAVITPMLDMGVLPRWVPKEALTGLVCLACFLFATCFTLQSGNYWLEIFDNVAASLNLLILAFLEVVGVAYVYGMKQFCDDIAWMTGRRPSPYWRLTWRVVSPLLLLTIFVAYITLLSQKPLSYRAWNPKYELFPARQEKLYPGWVLTTCVLLSLLPLLWVPGVALAQLLTRRRMWRDRDARPDTNTS from the exons ATGGCTCATGCCCCAGAACCAGACCTGGCCGCCAGCGACCTCGGGGAGGAGAGGCCCAAGTGGGACAACAAGGCCCAGTACTTCCTGAGCTGCATCGGGTTTGCTGTGGGGCTGGGGAACATTTGGCGGTTCCCATACCTGTGCCAGACCTATGGAGGAG GGGCCTTCCTCATCCCCTACCTCATTGCACTGGTCTTTGAGGGGATCCCCATCTTCCACGTCGAGCTCGCCATCGGCCAGCGACTGCGGAAGGGCAGCGTCGGCGTGTGGACGGCCATCTCCCCGTACCTCAGTGGAGTAG GGTTCGTGGAGGAGTGCCAGGGCAGCAGCGCCGTGAGCTACTTCTGGTATCGGCAGACACTGAACATCGCAGCCGACATCAACGACAGTGGCTCCATCCAGTGGTGGCTGCTTCTCTGCTTGGCAGCCTCCTGGGCAGTCGTGTACATGTGTATCATCAGAGGCATTGAGACTACAGGGAAG GTGATTTACTTCACAGCCTTGTTCCCTTACCTGGTCCTGACCATCTTTGTCATCAGAGGGCTGACCCTGCCGGGGGCCACACAAGGACTAATCTACTTGTTCACTCCCAAA ATGCACATTCTCCAGAACCCCCAGGTGTGGCTGGACGCAGCCACCCAGATATTCTTCTCTCTGTCCCTGGCCTTTGGAGGACACATCGCTTTCGCAAGTTACAACTCGCCCAG GAATGACTGCCAGAAGGATGCGGTGGTCATCGCCCTGGTCAACAGCATGACCTCCCTGTACGCGTCCATCGCTGTCTTCTCCGTCCTGGGGTTCAAGGCAACCAATGACCATGAGCACTGCCTGGACAG AAACATCCTCAGCCTCATCAACGAGTTTGACTTCCCAGAGCAGAGCATCTCCAGGGACGACTACCTGGCTGTCCTCATGCACCTGAACGCCACCTGGCCCAAGAGGGTGGCCCAGCTCCCCCTAAAGGTCTGCCGCCTGGAAGACTTTCTGGACAAG AGTGCCTCGGGCCCGGGCCTGGCCTTCATCGTCTTCACGGAGGCCGTCCTCCACATGCCGGGGGCCCCTGCGTGGGCTGTGCTCTTCTTCGGGATGCTGTTCACCTTGGGGCTATCGACCATGTTCGGGGGCATGGAGGCAGTCATCACACCCATGCTGGACATGGGGGTCCTGCCCAGATGGGTCCCCAAGGAGGCCCTGACTG GGCTGGTCTGCCTggcctgcttcctctttgccaCCTGCTTCACGCTGCAGTCTGGGAACTACTGGTTGGAGATTTTCGACAATGTTGCCGCTTCCCTGAACCTGCTCATCTTGGCCTTCCTCGAGGTCGTGGGTGTCGCTTATGTTTACGGAATGAAACA GTTCTGCGATGACATTGCATGGATGACCGGGAGGCGGCCCAGCCCCTACTGGCGGCTGACCTGGAGGGTGGTCAGTCCCCTGCTGCTGCTGACCATCTTCGTGGCTTACATCACCCTCCTGTCCCAGAAGCCACTGAGCTACAGGGCTTGGAACCCCAAATAC GAGCTGTTCCCTGCGCGCCAGGAGAAGCTCTACCCAGGCTGGGTGCTCACCACCTGCGTGCTGCTGTCCTTGCTGCCCTTGCTGTGGGTCCCGGGGGTTGCGCTCGCTCAGCTGCTCACCCGGCGGAGAATGTGGAGGGACAGGGACGCGCGCCCGGACACCAACACGAGCTGA
- the SLC6A18 gene encoding inactive sodium-dependent neutral amino acid transporter B(0)AT3 isoform X1 gives MAHAPEPDLAASDLGEERPKWDNKAQYFLSCIGFAVGLGNIWRFPYLCQTYGGGAFLIPYLIALVFEGIPIFHVELAIGQRLRKGSVGVWTAISPYLSGVGLGCVTLSLLISLYYNAIVAWVLWYLLNSFQHPLPWSSCPPDLNRTGFVEECQGSSAVSYFWYRQTLNIAADINDSGSIQWWLLLCLAASWAVVYMCIIRGIETTGKVIYFTALFPYLVLTIFVIRGLTLPGATQGLIYLFTPKMHILQNPQVWLDAATQIFFSLSLAFGGHIAFASYNSPRNDCQKDAVVIALVNSMTSLYASIAVFSVLGFKATNDHEHCLDRNILSLINEFDFPEQSISRDDYLAVLMHLNATWPKRVAQLPLKVCRLEDFLDKSASGPGLAFIVFTEAVLHMPGAPAWAVLFFGMLFTLGLSTMFGGMEAVITPMLDMGVLPRWVPKEALTGLVCLACFLFATCFTLQSGNYWLEIFDNVAASLNLLILAFLEVVGVAYVYGMKQFCDDIAWMTGRRPSPYWRLTWRVVSPLLLLTIFVAYITLLSQKPLSYRAWNPKYELFPARQEKLYPGWVLTTCVLLSLLPLLWVPGVALAQLLTRRRMWRDRDARPDTNTS, from the exons ATGGCTCATGCCCCAGAACCAGACCTGGCCGCCAGCGACCTCGGGGAGGAGAGGCCCAAGTGGGACAACAAGGCCCAGTACTTCCTGAGCTGCATCGGGTTTGCTGTGGGGCTGGGGAACATTTGGCGGTTCCCATACCTGTGCCAGACCTATGGAGGAG GGGCCTTCCTCATCCCCTACCTCATTGCACTGGTCTTTGAGGGGATCCCCATCTTCCACGTCGAGCTCGCCATCGGCCAGCGACTGCGGAAGGGCAGCGTCGGCGTGTGGACGGCCATCTCCCCGTACCTCAGTGGAGTAG GGCTGGGCTGTGTCACGCTGTCCTTGCTGATCAGCCTGTACTACAATGCCATCGTGGCGTGGGTGCTGTGGTACCTCCTCAACTCCTTCCAGCACCCGCTGCCCTGGAGCTCCTGCCCACCGGATCTCAACAGAACAG GGTTCGTGGAGGAGTGCCAGGGCAGCAGCGCCGTGAGCTACTTCTGGTATCGGCAGACACTGAACATCGCAGCCGACATCAACGACAGTGGCTCCATCCAGTGGTGGCTGCTTCTCTGCTTGGCAGCCTCCTGGGCAGTCGTGTACATGTGTATCATCAGAGGCATTGAGACTACAGGGAAG GTGATTTACTTCACAGCCTTGTTCCCTTACCTGGTCCTGACCATCTTTGTCATCAGAGGGCTGACCCTGCCGGGGGCCACACAAGGACTAATCTACTTGTTCACTCCCAAA ATGCACATTCTCCAGAACCCCCAGGTGTGGCTGGACGCAGCCACCCAGATATTCTTCTCTCTGTCCCTGGCCTTTGGAGGACACATCGCTTTCGCAAGTTACAACTCGCCCAG GAATGACTGCCAGAAGGATGCGGTGGTCATCGCCCTGGTCAACAGCATGACCTCCCTGTACGCGTCCATCGCTGTCTTCTCCGTCCTGGGGTTCAAGGCAACCAATGACCATGAGCACTGCCTGGACAG AAACATCCTCAGCCTCATCAACGAGTTTGACTTCCCAGAGCAGAGCATCTCCAGGGACGACTACCTGGCTGTCCTCATGCACCTGAACGCCACCTGGCCCAAGAGGGTGGCCCAGCTCCCCCTAAAGGTCTGCCGCCTGGAAGACTTTCTGGACAAG AGTGCCTCGGGCCCGGGCCTGGCCTTCATCGTCTTCACGGAGGCCGTCCTCCACATGCCGGGGGCCCCTGCGTGGGCTGTGCTCTTCTTCGGGATGCTGTTCACCTTGGGGCTATCGACCATGTTCGGGGGCATGGAGGCAGTCATCACACCCATGCTGGACATGGGGGTCCTGCCCAGATGGGTCCCCAAGGAGGCCCTGACTG GGCTGGTCTGCCTggcctgcttcctctttgccaCCTGCTTCACGCTGCAGTCTGGGAACTACTGGTTGGAGATTTTCGACAATGTTGCCGCTTCCCTGAACCTGCTCATCTTGGCCTTCCTCGAGGTCGTGGGTGTCGCTTATGTTTACGGAATGAAACA GTTCTGCGATGACATTGCATGGATGACCGGGAGGCGGCCCAGCCCCTACTGGCGGCTGACCTGGAGGGTGGTCAGTCCCCTGCTGCTGCTGACCATCTTCGTGGCTTACATCACCCTCCTGTCCCAGAAGCCACTGAGCTACAGGGCTTGGAACCCCAAATAC GAGCTGTTCCCTGCGCGCCAGGAGAAGCTCTACCCAGGCTGGGTGCTCACCACCTGCGTGCTGCTGTCCTTGCTGCCCTTGCTGTGGGTCCCGGGGGTTGCGCTCGCTCAGCTGCTCACCCGGCGGAGAATGTGGAGGGACAGGGACGCGCGCCCGGACACCAACACGAGCTGA